In Eucalyptus grandis isolate ANBG69807.140 chromosome 4, ASM1654582v1, whole genome shotgun sequence, the following proteins share a genomic window:
- the LOC120292583 gene encoding serine/threonine-protein phosphatase 6 regulatory ankyrin repeat subunit B-like: MHPEVYGAAKSGEFHSLMRIILENGEDLLHQTTPKGNNVLHVAAQFGQANFIQEFLQDLSRSSLLWQGNCKGDTPLHVATQLGSHEMVRVFIDRAKAIHQPDAYKELLRIPNSDEDTLLHFAIRGRCKGVVELLIEEDPQLCDITNAADESPLYLAVDQSFSDIIELILCASSSPSSHKGPKGLTALHAAVRCPLPVQLLLQHDTSVAYDLDKEGDSALHIAAFQGNIDVIDKLVTSCPDAWDIMNYKRQTALHAAVIGGKVKVVKHILRMPNLEDLINEKDTDGNTALHLAMRLRKYESALTLARDKKVDHFATNKDHLTAVDILYDQKEEVTYRNFRVFRALRESCRFPNIQDFAVEKKKTLDKQFLEGQSAASITTGSNSSLKSIIDLELLVAAFIATATFAAAFALPGGNINDGPNQGMATLAGRAAFKTFVITNTIAFSFSTLALFLQFDTFALSDRRKVRFTVDAAACIYIAMFGMVLAFASGTYLVLTRTIGLAIVPWVICGCLGINYLRDPFSRFATLCINPSDVLPEAKARS, from the exons ATGCATCCTGAAGTGTATGGGGCTGCAAAGTCAGGAGAATTTCATTCCctgatgagaataattttggaaaatggagAGGACCTTCTCCACCAAACAACGCCAAAGGGGAACAATGTTCTTCACGTTGCGGCTCAATTCGGGCAGGCAAATTTCATCCAAGAATTTCTTCAAGATCTATCAAGATCTTCCCTTCTTTGGCAAGGTAACTGCAAAGGGGACACTCCCTTACATGTTGCTACTCAACTAGGAAGCCATGAAATGGTTCGAGTTTTTATCGATCGGGCGAAAGCAATACATCAACCTGATGCATACAAAGAGCTACTTAGGATACCGAATTCAGATGAGGATACCTTGTTGCACTTTGCAATAAGAGGACGTTGCAAGGGGGTCGTGGAATTGCTTATTGAAGAAGATCCTCAACTATGTGATATTACTAATGCTGCTGATGAGTCCCCACTTTATCTCGCAGTAGATCAGAGTTTTTCGGATATCATTGAGCTGATTTTATGTGCTTCCTCGTCGCCATCCTCTCATAAGGGCCCTAAAGGACTGACAGCTCTGCATGCTGCGGTGCGCTGTCCACTTCCAG TTCAACTGCTCTTGCAACATGATACTTCTGTTGCATACGACTTAGACAAAGAGGGGGATTCAGCTCTTCACATTGCAGCGTTTCAAGGCAACATCGATGTCATTGACAAGCTTGTTACATCCTGTCCTGATGCTTGGGACATAATGAACTATAAAAGGCAAACAGCTCTTCATGCGGCTGTTATCGGAGGAAAAGTAAAGGTAGTCAAGCACATACTAAGGATGCCAAACCTGGAGGACCTTATCAACGAAAAAGACACTGATGGAAACACAGCTTTGCATTTGGCTATGCGTCTTAGAAAATACGAAAGCGCGTTGACACTTGCAAGAGACAAGAAGGTGGACCATTTTGCCACAAATAAGGATCATTTGACCGCTGTTGACATTTTATATGATCAGAAGGAGGAG GTAACGTACCGAAATTTTCGAGTTTTTCGTGCATTGCGAGAATCTTGTAGATTCCCGAATATACAAGACTTTgctgtggaaaagaaaaagacgttAGACAAGCAATTTTTGGAGGGTCAATCAGCTGCGTCTATAACCACGGGAAGCAATTCATCATTGAAAAGCATTATCGACCTTGAACTACTAGTGGCAGCATTCATAGCTACAGCGACCTTTGCCGCGGCCTTCGCTTTACCAGGAGGCAATATCAATGACGGACCCAACCAAGGAATGGCGACTCTTGCTGGCAGGGCGGCTTTCAAAACATTTGTGATAACTAACACTATAGCGTTCAGTTTCTCCACCTTGGCATTGTTCTTACAATTTGATACTTTTGCGTTGAGCGATCGTCGCAAGGTGAGATTCACCGTCGATGCCGCAGCTTGCATTTACATTGCAATGTTCGGGATGGTGCTAGCCTTTGCTTCTGGTACGTATTTAGTTTTGACCAGAACCATTGGGCTTGCAATCGTTCCTTGGGTTATATGTGGATGTCTCGGGATTAATTACCTCCGAGACCCCTTTAGTCGTTTTGCAACGCTCTGTATAAATCCCAGTGACGTCCTCCCGGAAGCCAAGGCGAGATCATGA